A single genomic interval of Oryza sativa Japonica Group chromosome 7, ASM3414082v1 harbors:
- the LOC107275462 gene encoding SKP1-like protein 5, which translates to MAADKKEVADDTILLISSDGEHFNVPSAAASLSQLVSNMIENDCTTNGVPLPNVASKVLAKVIEYCVKHAAAAEDEEKELKSFDAEFMIDVDKNMLYGLLLASNFLNIKSLLDLCCQHTANLIKGKSPEQIRKEFGIKNDFTPEEEEIRKENTWAFE; encoded by the coding sequence ATGGCGGCAGACAAGAAGGAGGTTGCCGACGACACGATCCTCTTAATCAGCTCCGACGGCGAGCACTTTAAcgtgccgtcggcggcggcgagcctgtCGCAGCTCGTCTCCAACATGATCGAGAACGACTGCACGACGAACGGGGTGCCTCTCCCCAACGTCGCCTCCAAGGTCCTCGCCAAGGTCATCGAATACTGCGTcaagcacgccgccgccgcggaggacgaggagaaggagCTGAAGAGCTTCGACGCCGAGTTCATGATCGACGTGGACAAGAACATGCTGTACGGCTTGCTCCTGGCGTCCAATTTCCTGAACATCAAGAGCTTGCTGGATTTGTGCTGCCAGCACACGGCGAACCTGATCAAAGGCAAGTCGCCGGAGCAGATCAGGAAGGAGTTTGGGATCAAGAACGACTtcacgccggaggaggaggaaatccGCAAGGAGAACACATGGGCGTTCGAGTAG
- the LOC107278737 gene encoding SKP1-like protein 4 yields MIILISADGKRFEVTEAVASQSQLISNMIEDDCTENGVRLPNVDGDILTMVVDYCNMHAGDAAAAGDTMKASSTEEELKKFDAELVQALENPVLFKLILAANFLNIKSLLDMTCQRVADMMSGKTPEQMRETFSIENDFTPEEEAAIRQENAWAFDD; encoded by the coding sequence ATGATCATCCTGATCAGCGCCGACGGGAAACGCTTCGAGGtgacggaggcggtggcgagccAATCGCAGCTGATATCCAACATGATCGAGGACGATTGCACGGAGAACGGGGTGCGTCTCCCCAACGTCGACGGCGACATCCTCACCATGGTCGTCGACTACTGCAACATgcacgccggcgacgccgccgccgccggcgacaccaTGAAAGCATCAAGCACGGAGGAGGAGCTGAAGAAGTTCGACGCCGAGTTGGTGCAAGCCCTCGAGAATCCGGTGCTGTTCAAGCTGATCTTGGCGGCCAATTTCTTGAACATCAAGAGCTTGCTGGACATGACGTGCCAGCGCGTGGCGGACATGATGTCCGGCAAGACGCCGGAGCAGATGAGGGAGACGTTTTCGATCGAGAACGACTtcacgccggaggaggaggcggcgattcGCCAGGAGAACGCCTGGGCCTTCGACGACTAG